From the Planktothricoides raciborskii GIHE-MW2 genome, the window GGCATTCCCACGCAGAGCGTAGGAACGAGAGATATGAAGTAAAAATTTATGCCTCTGGCTCTCCCCTTTTTAAGGGGGGCGGGGGGATCAAAGAGGTAGAGGGAAATCAAAACTAAGCTGAATCTTAATCAATGTAAAACTATGAACAACGAACAAGAAGAAAAGCGTAAACTTTGGAAAATATACGGCATTTTAATGGGCGTAATGGTCGGTGGTGCGGTGTTAATTTTGGGCACCCAAGCCGCTTGGAATGCCATCCAACGGCATTCGGCAAAATCTACAGAAGCAGAAACATCCGCCGAACCAGAAACTCCCTCAAATTCATCGACTTTACCCAACCCTCCGGTCAGTAGCCAATATAATAGTCAGCCGACTCAGCCGACTATTCCTAGTGGTTTAAGTCAGCAAGAAGCAGTGAATTTAATTAATCAATGGTTACAAGCTAAGGGGAAAATTTTTGCTCCCCCGTTCGATCGCCAGCTACTTGCCCAATATACGCATACTCAAGGAAAGCTTTACCAAGATATTGTTAAACTACAAGGGCCTATGGATTGGCTGAGAAGCACAGGTTCTTATTATACTTTTAACCAATCTCAAATTATAGAGGTTATTGAGTTTTCTACTTCGGGTGAATTGCCTGTGTTAAAAGTGAAAATTTCTGAAAATATGGTTTTTTATAATGGCGAACAAAATAAGCGGGAGACCAAAGCTTCTACTAATAGTTATACTTATACTTTTCGTCAACAGCAAGGAAGTTGGAAAATTGAGGATTATCAGTAAGGCTAGTTGAACAGAGTAATCATTAGCGCGATCGCTCTTTTTATTTCTCCTAAATAAATCGATAAATTCACCACAGAACTCTGTCGGACACAAAGATTAGTCTGAGTCAGGAGGCGCGATCGCTTATAAGATCAACCATGCTATATTTATCATTGGTGAAGACTAACATCGAAATCATTGTGCCGCCACACAACAGACAGGAACCCTTTGCACGGTTATTTCTCCGAATTATCGAGATGTGGCATCTGTCACCAAAATCGAGATACTTTTTTTCAGGAAACACTGGTGAACATCACACTCCAATGTGACGAAGC encodes:
- a CDS encoding ARC6/PARC6 family protein, whose protein sequence is MNNEQEEKRKLWKIYGILMGVMVGGAVLILGTQAAWNAIQRHSAKSTEAETSAEPETPSNSSTLPNPPVSSQYNSQPTQPTIPSGLSQQEAVNLINQWLQAKGKIFAPPFDRQLLAQYTHTQGKLYQDIVKLQGPMDWLRSTGSYYTFNQSQIIEVIEFSTSGELPVLKVKISENMVFYNGEQNKRETKASTNSYTYTFRQQQGSWKIEDYQ